In a genomic window of Streptococcus oralis subsp. tigurinus:
- a CDS encoding MORN repeat-containing protein: protein MEKLKQIYEKYRVYLTRPRLEFIAVVVIALCALSVFLLNTPKKGVLTLDGGALVYDGTLVRGKMNGQGTMTFENGDQYTGDFNNGAFNGKGTFQSKDGWKYEGDFVNGQAEGQGKLTTEQEVVYEGTFKQGVFQQKQ from the coding sequence ATGGAAAAGCTTAAACAAATCTATGAGAAGTATAGAGTTTACCTAACTCGCCCTAGGTTAGAGTTCATTGCAGTAGTCGTAATTGCACTCTGTGCTCTTTCGGTATTTCTACTAAATACACCCAAAAAGGGTGTCCTGACACTTGATGGTGGTGCACTTGTTTATGATGGTACCCTGGTACGAGGGAAAATGAATGGTCAGGGGACCATGACCTTTGAAAATGGGGACCAATATACAGGTGATTTCAATAATGGAGCTTTTAATGGGAAAGGAACGTTCCAATCAAAAGATGGCTGGAAATACGAAGGTGATTTTGTAAATGGCCAGGCTGAAGGTCAAGGGAAGTTGACGACAGAGCAAGAAGTCGTTTATGAAGGGACCTTTAAACAAGGCGTTTTCCAACAAAAACAGTAG
- the tkt gene encoding transketolase — MSNLSVNAIRFLGIDAINKANSGHPGVVMGAAPMAYSLFTKQLRINPAQPNWINRDRFILSAGHGSMLLYALLHLSGFEDVSMDEIKSFRQWGSKTPGHPEFGHTAGVDATTGPLGQGISTATGFAQAERFLAAKYNREGFNIFDHYTYVICGDGDLMEGVSSEAASYAGLQKLDKLVVLYDSNDINLDGETKDSFTESVRDRYNAYGWHTALVEDGTDLEAIHVAIETAKASGKPSLIEVKTVIGYGSPNKQGTNAVHGAPLGADETAATRQALGWDYEPFEIPAEVYADFKENVADRGASAYQAWTKLVADYKEAHPELAAEVEAIIDGRDPVEVTPADFPALENGFSQATRNSSQDALNVVAAKLPTFLGGSADLAHSNMTYIKTDGLQDDANRLNRNIQFGVREFAMGTILNGMALHGGLRVYGGTFFVFSDYVKAAVRLSALQGLPVTYVFTHDSIAVGEDGPTHEPVEHLAGLRAMPNLNVFRPADARETQAAWYLAVTSEKTPTALVLTRQNLTVEEGTDFDKVAKGAYVVYENAADFDTILIATGSEVNPAVAAAKELASQGEKVRVVSMPSTDVFDKQDAAYKEEILPNAVRRRVAVEMGATQNWYKYVGLDGAVLGIDTFGASAPAPKVLAEYGFTVENLVKVVQNLK, encoded by the coding sequence ATGTCAAATCTATCTGTTAATGCAATTCGTTTTCTAGGTATTGACGCCATCAACAAAGCAAACTCAGGTCACCCAGGGGTGGTTATGGGGGCTGCTCCAATGGCTTATAGCCTCTTTACAAAACAACTTCGTATCAATCCAGCCCAACCAAACTGGATTAACCGCGACCGCTTTATTCTTTCAGCAGGACACGGATCTATGCTTCTCTATGCCCTTCTTCACCTTTCTGGTTTTGAAGATGTCAGCATGGATGAAATCAAGAGCTTCCGCCAATGGGGTTCCAAAACACCTGGTCACCCAGAATTTGGCCACACTGCAGGGGTTGACGCTACAACCGGTCCTCTAGGACAAGGGATTTCTACTGCCACTGGTTTTGCCCAAGCAGAACGTTTCCTTGCGGCGAAGTATAACCGTGAAGGCTTCAATATCTTTGACCACTATACTTACGTTATCTGCGGAGACGGAGACTTGATGGAAGGTGTCTCAAGTGAGGCGGCTTCATACGCAGGCTTGCAAAAACTTGACAAGTTGGTGGTTCTTTATGATTCAAATGACATCAACTTGGATGGTGAGACAAAGGATTCCTTTACAGAAAGTGTTCGTGACCGTTACAATGCCTACGGTTGGCATACAGCCTTGGTTGAAGATGGAACAGACTTGGAAGCAATCCATGTTGCTATCGAAACAGCCAAAGCTTCAGGCAAACCATCTTTGATTGAAGTGAAGACTGTGATTGGATATGGCTCTCCAAACAAACAAGGAACCAATGCTGTACACGGTGCTCCTCTTGGTGCAGACGAAACTGCAGCAACTCGTCAAGCCCTCGGTTGGGACTATGAACCATTTGAAATCCCAGCTGAAGTTTATGCTGATTTCAAGGAAAATGTTGCAGACCGTGGCGCATCAGCTTATCAAGCTTGGACTAAATTAGTTGCTGATTATAAAGAGGCTCATCCAGAACTGGCTGCAGAAGTAGAAGCTATTATCGACGGCCGTGATCCAGTTGAGGTGACTCCAGCAGACTTCCCAGCCTTAGAAAATGGCTTCTCTCAAGCAACTCGTAATTCCAGTCAAGATGCTTTGAACGTTGTCGCTGCCAAACTGCCAACCTTCCTAGGTGGATCAGCTGACCTCGCTCACTCAAACATGACTTACATCAAAACGGATGGCCTTCAAGACGATGCTAATCGCTTGAACCGTAACATTCAGTTTGGTGTTCGTGAATTTGCAATGGGAACGATCTTGAACGGGATGGCCCTTCATGGTGGACTTCGTGTATACGGTGGTACTTTCTTCGTCTTTTCTGACTATGTGAAAGCAGCTGTTCGCTTGTCAGCCTTGCAAGGACTTCCTGTGACTTATGTCTTTACTCACGATTCAATCGCAGTTGGTGAAGATGGTCCAACTCACGAACCAGTTGAACACTTAGCAGGTCTCCGTGCTATGCCAAATCTGAATGTTTTCCGCCCAGCAGATGCGCGTGAAACTCAAGCGGCTTGGTACCTTGCAGTGACAAGCGAGAAAACACCAACTGCCCTTGTCTTGACACGCCAAAACTTGACTGTCGAAGAAGGAACAGACTTCGACAAGGTTGCGAAAGGTGCCTATGTTGTCTATGAAAATGCAGCAGACTTTGATACAATCTTGATTGCGACAGGTTCAGAGGTCAATCCAGCTGTCGCAGCTGCCAAAGAATTAGCTAGTCAAGGCGAAAAAGTCCGCGTAGTCAGCATGCCATCTACAGATGTCTTTGATAAACAAGATGCAGCATACAAGGAAGAAATCCTTCCAAATGCAGTTCGCCGTCGTGTTGCAGTCGAAATGGGTGCAACTCAAAACTGGTACAAATATGTTGGCCTTGATGGTGCAGTTCTCGGTATTGATACTTTCGGAGCATCTGCCCCAGCACCAAAAGTATTGGCAGAGTACGGATTTACGGTAGAAAATCTAGTCAAAGTCGTTCAAAACTTGAAATAA
- a CDS encoding low molecular weight protein-tyrosine-phosphatase, with protein sequence MRKIVFVCLGNICRSPMAEFVMKSMTSDYQIESRATSSWEHGNPIHKGTQGIFQQYRIAYDKDKTSLQIRREDFESFDYIIGMDASNVSDLRQMCPQELQHKIYPFAPESVPDPWYTGDFEETYARITSGCQSWLDRLENESDNGKA encoded by the coding sequence ATGAGAAAAATAGTATTTGTGTGCTTAGGAAATATCTGCCGTAGCCCCATGGCAGAATTTGTGATGAAATCCATGACGAGCGATTACCAGATTGAGAGTCGGGCAACGTCATCATGGGAACATGGCAATCCGATTCATAAGGGAACGCAAGGAATTTTCCAGCAATATCGGATCGCGTATGACAAAGACAAAACATCACTCCAGATTCGTAGAGAAGATTTTGAGTCATTTGATTACATTATCGGGATGGATGCTTCAAACGTTTCAGATCTGCGTCAAATGTGTCCTCAGGAACTACAGCATAAGATCTACCCTTTTGCACCTGAAAGTGTTCCAGATCCTTGGTATACAGGAGATTTTGAGGAAACCTATGCTCGCATCACAAGTGGATGTCAAAGCTGGCTAGATCGATTAGAAAATGAGAGTGACAATGGAAAAGCTTAA
- a CDS encoding acetate kinase has product MTKTIAINAGSSSLKWQLYQMPEETVLAKGLIERIGLKDSISTVKFDGRSEQQILDIEDHTQAVKILLDDLIRFDIIKGYDEITGVGHRVVAGGEYFKESTVVEGDVLEKVEELGLLAPLHNPANAAGIRAFKELLPDITSVVVFDTSFHTTMPEKAYRYPLPTKYYTDNKVRKYGAHGTSHQFVAEEAAKLLGRPLEDLKLITCHIGNGASITAVKGGKSVDTSMGFTPLGGVMMGTRTGDIDPAIIPYLMQYTEDFNTPEDISRVLNRESGLMGVSGQSSDMRDVIAAMEAGDHDATLAYEMYVDRIQKHIGQYLAVLNGADAIIFTAGIGENAANVREDVISGISWFGCDVDPEKNVFGVTGDISTDAAKIRVLVIPTDEELVIARDVERLKK; this is encoded by the coding sequence ATGACAAAAACAATTGCAATCAATGCAGGAAGCTCAAGCTTGAAATGGCAACTATACCAAATGCCAGAAGAAACTGTATTGGCGAAAGGCTTGATTGAACGTATTGGCTTGAAGGATTCCATTTCAACAGTAAAATTTGACGGTCGTTCGGAGCAACAAATTCTTGATATTGAAGACCATACACAAGCCGTTAAAATTTTATTAGATGACTTGATTCGTTTTGACATTATCAAAGGGTACGACGAAATTACAGGTGTCGGCCACCGCGTCGTTGCAGGTGGTGAATATTTCAAGGAATCAACAGTTGTTGAGGGAGATGTGTTAGAAAAAGTTGAGGAATTGGGACTGTTGGCTCCTCTTCACAATCCAGCTAACGCAGCTGGAATTCGCGCATTTAAGGAATTGCTGCCAGATATTACCAGTGTTGTCGTATTTGATACCTCATTCCACACAACCATGCCAGAGAAGGCTTATCGCTACCCTCTACCAACTAAATACTACACAGACAACAAGGTTCGTAAATATGGTGCCCACGGGACAAGCCACCAGTTTGTCGCAGAAGAAGCAGCGAAACTTTTGGGTCGTCCTCTAGAAGATTTGAAATTGATTACCTGCCATATTGGTAACGGGGCTTCTATCACAGCTGTTAAGGGTGGGAAGTCTGTGGATACTTCTATGGGATTCACACCACTTGGAGGTGTGATGATGGGAACTCGTACAGGAGATATTGACCCTGCTATCATCCCTTATCTCATGCAATATACAGAGGATTTCAATACCCCTGAAGATATTAGTCGCGTTCTCAATCGTGAATCAGGGCTCATGGGAGTTTCTGGCCAGTCAAGCGATATGCGTGATGTGATTGCTGCCATGGAAGCAGGAGACCATGATGCAACTTTGGCTTATGAAATGTATGTTGATCGTATCCAAAAACATATCGGCCAATATCTTGCAGTCCTAAATGGAGCAGATGCGATTATCTTCACAGCAGGTATCGGTGAAAATGCTGCAAACGTACGTGAAGATGTCATCTCAGGTATCTCTTGGTTTGGTTGTGATGTGGATCCAGAAAAGAACGTCTTTGGTGTAACGGGAGATATCTCAACTGATGCGGCGAAAATCCGTGTCTTGGTTATTCCAACAGATGAAGAATTGGTGATTGCACGCGATGTTGAGCGCTTGAAAAAATAA
- a CDS encoding ribonuclease P: protein MLKAVREYLSFEGVQYRNPDKAGDEREKMLDLRQKGQEARKSFTELAKTFQASHPEWQLQQTSQWMNQAQRLRPHFWAYLQRDGQVTEPMMALRLYGTPADFGISLEVSFIERKKDEQTLDKQAKVLELPVVEGIYYLVYSNGESHKVEATEENRRTLREKVRSQEVRKVLVKADVSFIANQSVEAILEKLEEAYARLLPYYEVTRE from the coding sequence ATGCTGAAAGCAGTTAGAGAATACCTATCATTTGAAGGGGTCCAGTACCGTAATCCTGATAAAGCTGGCGATGAAAGAGAAAAGATGTTGGACTTGCGGCAAAAAGGTCAAGAGGCTCGGAAGTCTTTTACAGAATTGGCCAAAACCTTTCAAGCTAGTCATCCAGAATGGCAACTTCAACAGACTAGTCAGTGGATGAACCAAGCGCAACGCTTGCGACCGCATTTCTGGGCCTATCTACAGAGAGACGGACAAGTGACAGAACCTATGATGGCTCTTCGTTTGTATGGAACACCTGCTGACTTTGGGATTTCTTTGGAAGTCAGTTTCATCGAGCGCAAGAAAGACGAACAGACCTTAGACAAACAAGCCAAGGTTTTAGAACTTCCAGTGGTAGAAGGGATTTATTATCTAGTCTACTCAAATGGGGAAAGTCATAAGGTGGAGGCTACTGAGGAGAATCGTCGTACTTTACGCGAGAAGGTGAGAAGTCAGGAAGTCCGTAAAGTTTTGGTTAAGGCAGATGTTTCCTTCATTGCAAATCAGTCAGTAGAAGCGATATTGGAGAAGCTAGAAGAGGCTTATGCGCGCTTGCTTCCGTACTATGAAGTGACGAGGGAATAG
- the jag gene encoding RNA-binding cell elongation regulator Jag/EloR, protein MVLFTGSTVEEAIQKGLKELDIPRMKAHIKVVSKEKKGFLGLFGKKPAQVDIEAISETTVIKANQQAIKGVPKEVNEKNEPVKTVSEATVDLGHVVEAIKKIEEEGQGVSEEVKAEILKNEKHASTILEETGHISILNELEPEDTTEEVESAPEKETERQEATSQSLEDLGLKVEPSYDIEQVATEVASYVQTIVDDMDVEGTISSDYNRRTINLQIDTNEPGRIIGYHGKVLKALQLLAQNYLYNRYSRTFYITINVNDYVEHRAEVLQTYAQKLATRVLEEGRSQQTDPMSNSERKIIHRIISRMDGVTSYSEGDEPNRYVVVDAE, encoded by the coding sequence ATGGTATTATTTACAGGTTCAACGGTTGAAGAAGCAATCCAAAAAGGATTGAAAGAATTAGACATTCCAAGAATGAAGGCCCACATCAAGGTCGTTTCAAAAGAGAAAAAAGGATTCTTAGGCTTGTTTGGTAAGAAGCCAGCTCAAGTTGATATCGAAGCCATTAGTGAAACGACAGTGATCAAAGCCAATCAGCAGGCCATTAAAGGGGTTCCAAAAGAAGTCAATGAAAAAAATGAACCCGTGAAAACAGTAAGTGAAGCAACTGTTGATTTGGGACATGTAGTTGAAGCGATTAAGAAGATTGAAGAAGAAGGTCAAGGTGTTTCTGAAGAGGTCAAGGCTGAAATTCTGAAAAATGAAAAGCACGCCAGCACGATTTTGGAAGAAACAGGCCATATTTCAATTTTAAATGAATTGGAACCAGAGGATACTACCGAGGAAGTGGAATCTGCTCCAGAAAAAGAAACTGAAAGGCAGGAAGCAACAAGCCAATCTTTGGAAGATTTAGGCTTGAAAGTAGAACCAAGTTATGACATCGAACAAGTGGCAACTGAGGTAGCTAGCTACGTTCAAACCATTGTAGATGATATGGATGTTGAAGGGACGATTTCAAGCGACTACAATCGCCGCACCATCAATCTTCAAATTGACACTAATGAACCAGGTCGTATTATCGGCTACCACGGAAAAGTCTTGAAAGCTCTTCAACTGTTAGCGCAAAATTACCTTTATAATCGCTATTCAAGAACCTTCTATATCACGATCAATGTCAATGATTACGTTGAACACCGTGCAGAAGTCTTGCAAACCTACGCTCAAAAATTGGCGACTCGCGTTTTAGAAGAAGGACGTAGCCAACAAACTGATCCAATGTCAAATAGCGAACGCAAGATTATCCATCGCATTATTTCACGCATGGATGGTGTGACGAGTTACTCTGAAGGTGACGAGCCAAATCGCTATGTTGTCGTAGACGCAGAATAA
- a CDS encoding membrane protein insertase YidC gives MKKKLQLTSLLGLSLFIMTACATNGTASDITADSTDFWSKFVYFFAEIIRFLSFDISIGVGIILFTILIRTILLPVFQTQMVASRKMQEAQPRIKALREQYPGRDMESRTKLDQEMRKVYKELGIKHSSSLWPILIQMPVLLALFQALSRVDFLKTGHFLWINLGGVDTSFVLPILAAVFTFLSSWLSNKALSEKSGATTGMMYGMPVLIFVFAISAPSGVALYWAVSNAYQVLQTYFLNNPFKIIAEREAVAQAEKDLEGKKRRALKKAQKKKK, from the coding sequence GTGAAAAAGAAACTACAGTTGACTAGTTTGTTGGGCCTGTCCTTGTTTATCATGACAGCCTGTGCAACAAATGGTACAGCTAGCGATATAACAGCAGATTCGACAGACTTTTGGAGCAAATTCGTCTATTTTTTTGCTGAAATTATCCGCTTTTTGTCCTTTGATATTAGTATCGGAGTGGGGATTATTCTCTTCACGATTTTGATCCGGACGATTTTATTGCCGGTCTTTCAGACACAGATGGTTGCCTCTAGAAAAATGCAAGAGGCTCAACCGCGCATCAAGGCTTTGCGAGAGCAATACCCAGGTCGTGATATGGAAAGTAGAACCAAGCTAGACCAGGAGATGCGTAAGGTTTATAAAGAGTTAGGAATCAAACATTCATCCTCTCTCTGGCCAATTTTAATACAAATGCCGGTTCTCTTGGCGCTCTTTCAAGCCTTGAGTCGAGTAGACTTTTTGAAAACAGGTCACTTTTTATGGATTAATTTGGGAGGAGTAGATACAAGTTTTGTCCTTCCGATTTTGGCGGCAGTCTTTACCTTCTTGAGTAGCTGGTTATCGAATAAAGCTTTGTCCGAAAAAAGTGGAGCTACGACAGGGATGATGTATGGTATGCCTGTATTGATCTTTGTTTTTGCCATCTCCGCCCCAAGTGGTGTAGCCTTGTACTGGGCCGTATCCAATGCTTACCAAGTTCTGCAAACCTATTTTTTGAACAATCCTTTCAAGATTATTGCTGAAAGAGAAGCAGTGGCGCAAGCAGAAAAAGATTTAGAAGGCAAGAAGAGAAGAGCTTTGAAAAAAGCACAGAAAAAGAAAAAATAA
- the rnpA gene encoding ribonuclease P protein component, translating into MKKSFRVKREKDFKAIFKDGTSFANRKFVVYQLENQQNHFRVGLSVSKKLGNAVTRNQIKRRIRHILQSVKGSLVEHVDFVVIARKGVETLEYAEMEKNLLHVLKLSKIYQEGNGSEKETTVD; encoded by the coding sequence TTGAAGAAAAGCTTTCGTGTAAAAAGAGAGAAAGATTTTAAGGCGATTTTCAAGGACGGAACAAGTTTTGCCAATCGAAAATTTGTTGTCTACCAATTGGAAAACCAGCAAAACCATTTTCGAGTAGGACTGTCCGTCAGCAAAAAGCTGGGGAATGCAGTTACCAGAAATCAAATCAAGAGACGAATCCGGCACATTCTACAAAGTGTAAAAGGGAGTTTAGTAGAGCATGTTGATTTTGTCGTGATTGCCCGAAAAGGGGTGGAAACCTTGGAATATGCAGAGATGGAGAAAAACCTACTCCACGTATTAAAGTTATCAAAGATTTACCAGGAAGGAAATGGGAGTGAAAAAGAAACTACAGTTGACTAG
- the yajC gene encoding preprotein translocase subunit YajC, with amino-acid sequence MNPNITFLIMLVGMMALMFFMQRSQKKQAQKRMESLNKLQKGYEVITIGGLYGTVDEVDTEKRTIVLDVDGVYLTFELAAIKTVLPLKEAVTPEGTVVDESGAIEE; translated from the coding sequence ATGAATCCAAATATTACTTTTTTAATCATGCTTGTAGGTATGATGGCCTTGATGTTCTTTATGCAACGTTCTCAAAAGAAACAAGCGCAAAAGCGTATGGAAAGCTTGAACAAGCTTCAAAAAGGCTATGAGGTTATTACAATTGGCGGCCTTTACGGAACAGTGGATGAAGTAGATACTGAGAAGAGAACAATCGTACTTGATGTAGATGGCGTTTATTTGACTTTTGAATTGGCTGCTATCAAGACCGTTTTGCCGCTCAAAGAGGCTGTGACACCAGAAGGAACAGTTGTTGATGAAAGCGGAGCAATCGAAGAATAA
- the adhE gene encoding bifunctional acetaldehyde-CoA/alcohol dehydrogenase — translation MADKKTVTPEEKQLAAEKHVDGLVKKALVALDELRKLNQEQVDYIVAKASVAALDAHGILAQHAVEETGRGVFEDKATKNLFACEHVVNNMRGVKTVGVIEDDPITGLTKIAEPVGVICGVTPTTNPTSTAIFKSLIALKTRNPIVFAFHPSAQESSAHAAQIVRDAAIAAGAPENCVQWITKPSMEATGALMNHEGVATILATGGNAMVKAAYSCGKPALGVGAGNVPAYVEKSADLRQAAHDIVMSKSFDNGMVCASEQAVIIDKEVYDEFVEEFKSYHTYFVNKKEKALLEEFCFGAKANSKNCAGAKLNANIVGKPAAWIAEQAGFKVPEGTNILAAECAEVGIKEPLTREKLSPVIAVLKAEDTEDGLKKARQMVEFNGLGHSAAIHTKDEALAKRFGTEIKAMRIIWNSPSTFGGIGDVYNAFIPSLTLGCGSYGHNSVGDNVSAINLLNIKKVGKRRNNMQWFKVPSKIYFERNSIQYLQTCEGIERVMIVTDKSIEKLGFVQRVIDQLNLRKNKVTIQVFSDVEPDPDITTVRRGVEVMRSFEPDTIIALGGGSPMDAAKGMWMFYEQPDVDFGDLVQKFMDIRKRAFKFPSLGKKAQYIGIPTTSGTGSEVTPFAVISDKANNRKYPITDYALTPTIAIVDPALVESVPAFIAADTGMDVLTHATEAYTSNFANDYTDGIALQTIKLVFKYLEKSVKTADPEAREKMHNASTMAGMAFANAFLGMSHSMAHKIGAVHHTIHGRTNAILLPYVIRYNGTRPSKTTTWPKYNYWKADEKFQDIARMLGLPCSTPEEAVEAYAKAVYDLGEAVGITMNFKGFGIDEKTWKDSLHEIALLAYEDQCSPANPRLPMVADMEEIMADAYYGYKERPGRRK, via the coding sequence ATGGCTGATAAAAAAACAGTAACACCAGAGGAAAAACAACTTGCTGCTGAAAAGCATGTCGACGGTCTCGTGAAAAAAGCCTTGGTTGCGCTTGATGAACTGCGCAAATTGAACCAAGAGCAAGTTGACTATATCGTAGCAAAAGCTTCGGTTGCAGCACTTGACGCACATGGTATCCTTGCACAACACGCAGTTGAAGAAACTGGTCGTGGGGTATTTGAAGACAAGGCGACAAAAAACCTATTTGCCTGCGAACACGTAGTGAACAATATGCGTGGAGTTAAAACAGTTGGAGTTATCGAAGATGATCCAATTACAGGTTTGACAAAGATTGCGGAGCCTGTAGGGGTAATCTGTGGTGTCACTCCGACAACAAACCCAACTTCAACAGCGATTTTCAAATCCTTGATTGCTTTAAAAACACGTAACCCAATCGTTTTTGCCTTCCACCCATCTGCTCAAGAATCATCAGCTCATGCAGCACAAATCGTTCGCGATGCAGCGATTGCAGCTGGTGCTCCTGAAAACTGTGTTCAATGGATTACAAAGCCATCTATGGAAGCAACTGGAGCGCTAATGAACCACGAAGGTGTTGCAACTATTCTTGCAACTGGTGGGAATGCCATGGTTAAAGCTGCATACTCATGTGGAAAACCAGCACTTGGGGTAGGTGCCGGAAACGTTCCTGCCTATGTAGAAAAATCTGCTGACCTTCGTCAAGCTGCTCATGACATCGTGATGTCTAAATCATTTGACAATGGTATGGTCTGTGCATCAGAACAAGCGGTTATCATTGATAAAGAAGTGTATGACGAATTTGTAGAAGAATTCAAATCATACCATACTTACTTTGTCAACAAGAAGGAAAAAGCGCTTTTGGAAGAATTCTGTTTTGGTGCAAAAGCTAACAGCAAGAACTGTGCTGGTGCTAAGCTAAATGCCAACATCGTTGGTAAACCAGCAGCATGGATTGCTGAGCAAGCAGGATTCAAAGTACCAGAAGGTACAAATATCTTGGCTGCTGAATGTGCAGAAGTTGGAATTAAAGAACCATTGACTCGTGAAAAATTATCACCTGTTATTGCAGTTTTGAAAGCTGAAGATACTGAAGATGGACTTAAAAAAGCTCGTCAAATGGTTGAATTTAATGGTCTAGGACACTCAGCTGCTATCCATACAAAAGACGAAGCTCTTGCAAAACGTTTCGGTACGGAAATAAAGGCAATGCGTATTATCTGGAACTCTCCATCTACCTTTGGTGGTATCGGTGATGTATACAACGCCTTCATTCCATCATTAACACTTGGATGTGGTTCATATGGACACAACTCAGTTGGTGATAACGTATCCGCTATCAACCTTCTTAACATCAAGAAAGTAGGAAAACGTAGAAATAATATGCAATGGTTTAAAGTTCCTTCAAAAATCTACTTCGAACGTAACTCAATCCAATACCTTCAAACTTGCGAAGGTATCGAACGTGTCATGATTGTTACCGATAAATCAATTGAAAAACTCGGTTTTGTACAACGTGTGATTGACCAATTGAATCTTCGTAAAAACAAAGTCACGATTCAAGTCTTCTCAGATGTTGAACCAGATCCAGATATCACAACAGTTCGTCGTGGTGTTGAAGTAATGCGTTCGTTTGAACCAGACACTATCATTGCCCTTGGTGGTGGTTCACCAATGGATGCAGCTAAAGGTATGTGGATGTTCTATGAACAGCCAGACGTTGACTTCGGTGACCTCGTTCAAAAATTCATGGATATCCGCAAACGTGCCTTCAAATTCCCATCACTTGGTAAGAAAGCACAATATATCGGTATTCCAACAACATCTGGTACAGGTTCAGAAGTAACACCGTTTGCAGTTATCTCTGACAAGGCAAACAATCGGAAATACCCAATCACTGACTACGCTTTGACACCAACCATTGCAATTGTTGACCCTGCTTTGGTAGAATCTGTTCCAGCATTTATTGCTGCTGACACAGGTATGGATGTCTTGACACACGCAACTGAAGCTTATACTTCTAACTTTGCCAATGACTATACAGATGGTATTGCTCTTCAAACCATCAAGTTAGTCTTCAAATATTTGGAAAAATCTGTAAAAACAGCTGACCCAGAAGCCCGTGAAAAGATGCATAATGCCTCTACAATGGCTGGTATGGCCTTCGCCAATGCCTTCCTTGGAATGAGTCACTCAATGGCGCATAAGATTGGTGCTGTTCACCACACCATTCACGGACGTACAAATGCTATTTTACTTCCTTATGTTATCCGTTATAATGGAACTCGTCCATCTAAAACTACAACATGGCCTAAGTACAATTACTGGAAAGCTGATGAAAAATTCCAAGATATCGCTCGTATGCTAGGTCTTCCTTGCTCAACACCAGAAGAAGCGGTTGAAGCTTATGCCAAAGCAGTTTACGATCTTGGTGAAGCAGTTGGAATCACAATGAACTTCAAAGGCTTTGGTATCGATGAAAAAACTTGGAAAGACAGCTTGCATGAGATTGCCTTACTTGCTTACGAAGATCAATGTTCACCTGCAAACCCACGCTTACCAATGGTAGCTGACATGGAAGAAATCATGGCAGATGCTTACTATGGTTATAAAGAACGTCCAGGACGTCGTAAATAA